One Primulina tabacum isolate GXHZ01 chromosome 10, ASM2559414v2, whole genome shotgun sequence DNA segment encodes these proteins:
- the LOC142505792 gene encoding uncharacterized protein LOC142505792 has translation MSSWIPSLFNPNYSRDPDSDNDNPHSPTSSSPRAAASGVKDDLSAVFRGVAAFLAPREGSSSSAVSSSSSDTIAGIKNDLAEIQGSFKSGLSLISSKLTSNLLQFQGQLNDDDDDEVEDEDEDAVGITEEVVDFARKLSTRPELWIDFPLSLADDFDMSDYQRDHAANIDYLVPELVTLRQKISGQISEGKFWIIYFILLFPRLSEDDLKLLSAPQVVEARETLLKKLQNKSNTMQEKSENHSRNPESNHDIDKGHILEGDVSDMQHKSTSSEIITANKPLDNMAPEHNISEEERGSCTSVDARKQSENEDISFSDLEDDEDDLSKNILGSRLLNNGKGEASEWTQQNDNSGGQGGKKKADQSALRAKESESEDSNDWLAVDDSDFDNVGGNLKF, from the exons ATGTCATCTTGGATTCCTTCACTTTTCAATCCCAATTATAGTCGCGATCCCGATTCCGATAACGATAATCCGCACTCACCCACATCTTCTTCGCCCAGAGCCGCTGCTTCCGGCGTGAAGGATGATCTCTCCGCTGTGTTCCGTGGTGTCGCGGCCTTTCTTGCTCCGCGGGAAGGGAGTTCGAGTTCTGCggtctcttcttcttcttcggatACAATTGCCGGGATTAAGAATGATTTGGCGGAAATTCAGGGCTCCTTTAAATCTGGCCTCTCTTTGATTTCCTCCAAGCTCACCTCCAATTTATTGCAGTTCCAAGGACAACTCAATGATGATGATGACGACGAAGTGGAGGATGAGGATGAGGATGCAGTGGGAATTACAGAAGAAGTGGTGGATTTTGCAAGGAAACTATCTACACGGCCAGAATTGTGGATTGATTTTCCTCTCTCTTTAGCAGATG ACTTTGATATGTCAGACTATCAAAGAGACCATGCTGCAAATATCGACTATTTGGTGCCCGAGCTTGTGACGCTAAGGCAGAAGATTTCCGGTCAAATTAGCGAAGGGAAATTTTGGattatctattttattttattgtttcccAGGTTAAGTGAAGACGACTTGAAGCTTCTTTCAGCCCCACAG GTCGTTGAAGCTAGGGAGACGCTCTTAAAGAAACTGCAGAATAAAAGTAACACAATGCAAGAAAAATCTGAAAACCACTCCAGGAATCCTGAGAGTAACCATGACATTGATAAAGGCCATATCTTGGAAGGAGATGTAAGCGACATGCAGCACAAGAGCACATCATCTGAGATTATAACTGCAAACAAACCGCTGGATAACATGGCACCTGAGCACAATATCTCTGAAGAAGAAAGAGGTTCATGCACATCTGTTGATGCTCGGAAACAATCTGAAAACGAGGATATTTCATTTAGTGATTTGGAAGATGACGAAGACGACctatcaaaaaatattttgggatcCAGACTATTGAACAACGGGAAAGGAGAAGCCAGTGAATGGACTCAACAAAATGACAACTCTGGAGGTCAGGGTGGTAAAAAAAAGGCTGACCAATCTGCATTACGAGCTAAAGAATCAGAGAGTGAGGATTCAAATGATTGGCTTGCCGTTGATGATAGTGATTTTGACAATGTGGGGGGCAATCTGAAGTTTTAA
- the LOC142505210 gene encoding putative clathrin assembly protein At5g35200 has protein sequence MSSGGTQSSLRKTIGALKDTTTVNLAKISSDYKEVDIAVVRATNHVELPAKEKHVRAVFSCVLGTRPRADVAYCIHALARRLSKTQNWAVALKTLIVIHRALKEVDPTFQEELINYGRSRGHILNLAHFKDDSSPNAWDYSAWVRCYALYLEERLECFRILKYDIEADHLRTKDLDTPELLEHLPSLQQLLFRVLGCQPQGAAIHNHVIQLALAMVASESIKIYNAISDGTVNLVDKFFEMQKPDALKALDIYRRASVQAERLSEFYEVCKNLDVQRGERYIKIEQPPASFLQAMEEYVREAPRSSAVRKGLVDDKPKEILAIEYKKSPEVKEERPPSPPPPEPVKVEAPVVEPPPDLLGLNDPTPAATELDQKNALALAIVPVGSPPQPASNGPNLTNGTSGWELALVTAPSSNESTTSSSKLAGGLDKLTLDSLYDDAIRRNNQQNVSYNPWDQAPMANSMMLQVAHDPFYSSNVVAAPNFVQMGAMANQQQSFMFYPQQQMMFMGQPQQPLMIMGQQPAMNPFGNAHVATGHSYGSGMPVQAYNPYSGLI, from the exons ATGTCTAGCGGGGGAACACAGAGCAGTTTAAGAAAAACTATTGGTGCACTTAAGGATACCACCACTGTTAATTTGGCAAAAATTAGTAGTGACTACAAG GAAGTGGACATTGCTGTTGTTAGGGCGACAAATCACGTCGAACTTCCTGCAAAAGAGAAACACGTTAGAG CTGTCTTTTCTTGTGTGTTGGGGACACGGCCACGAGCAGATGTTGCATATTGCATACATGCTCTTGCAAGAAGGTTGTCAAAGACTCAAAATTGGGCG GTGGCCTTGAAAACTTTGATTGTTATTCATCGTGCATTAAAGGAAGTGGATCCTACGTTCCAGGAAGAACTTATCAATTATGGTCGGAGCAGAGGCCACATTCTTAACTTAGCGCATTTCAAGGATGACTCCAGTCCAAATG CCTGGGATTATTCTGCTTGGGTCCGCTGTTATGCGTTATATTTGGAGGAGAGGCTGGAGTGTTTTAGAATACTGAAATATGACATAGAGGCTGATCATCTG AGAACCAAAGATCTGGACACACCAGAGTTGCTCGAGCATCTACCGTCTTTGCAGCAACTTCTCTTTCGTGTGCTTGGGTGCCag CCACAAGGAGCGGCAATTCATAATCATGTCATTCAGTTGGCCCTTGCAATG GTTGCTTCGGAAAGTATTAAAATTTACAATGCCATTAGTGATGGTACTGTTAATTTGGTGGACAAG TTCTTTGAGATGCAAAAGCCTGATGCTCTCAAGGCTTTGGATATATACAGGAGAGCTAGCGTGCAG GCTGAAAGATTGTCCGAATTCTATGAAGTATGTAAAAACCTTGATGTTCAACGTGGAGAAAGATACATAAAAATTGAACAG CCCCCTGCATCGTTTCTTCAAGCCATGGAGGAGTATGTGAGAGAGGCACCACGTTCCTCAGCAGTTCGCAAGGGTCTG GTTGATGATAAGCCCAAGGAGATCCTGGCGATAGAATACAAAAAGAGTCCAGAGGTGAAAGAAGAGCGTCCACCGTCCCCGCCTCCACCAGAACCGGTAAAAGTGGAAGCTCCAGTTGTTGAACCGCCACCAGATTTGCTC GGTCTGAATGATCCTACTCCTGCTGCAACAGAGTTAGACCAGAAGAATGCTTTGGCATTAGCCATTGTACCAGTTG GTTCTCCCCCACAACCAGCTTCCAATGGACCGAACTTGACAAACGGAACTTCAGGCTGGGAGTTGGCACTCGTTACGGCTCCAAGCTCCAATGAAAGCACTACTTCCTCTAGTAAATTG GCTGGAGGGCTGGACAAACTTACATTAGATAGCCTGTACGATGATGCAATCAGAAGAAATAACCAGCAGAATGTGAGTTACAATCCATGGGATCAAGCTCCAATGGCCAACTCTATGATGCTACAAGTCGCACACGACCCATTCTATTCCTCCAACGTAGTTGCTGCGCCAAATTTTGTTCAAATGGGGGCTATGGCGAATCAGCAACAATCTTTTATGTtttatccacaacaacaaatgaTGTTTATGGGACAACCGCAACAACCTTTGATGATCATGGGACAACAACCAGCCATGAATCCGTTTGGAAATGCCCATGTTGCCACCGGCCACTCCTACGGCTCAGGTATGCCGGTTCAAGCCTACAATCCATATTCCGGCCTCATTTAA